Proteins from a genomic interval of Lolium perenne isolate Kyuss_39 chromosome 1, Kyuss_2.0, whole genome shotgun sequence:
- the LOC139832271 gene encoding uncharacterized protein: MASSSSSSPNLGSPPSEKLTMWRAQVMPAIRGARLTGLLDGSDVAPSKTLIVANPDKEKEPSEISNPAYETWLERDQQVLSYLLNSLSKEVLMYVLRLEHTAEVWTAVEKMFASQSMNKVTNLRIALANTKKLSMTTPAFFAKMQGFADEMAAAGKPLQDDELVSFILAGLGSHYDSLVAALGVIKNSLTVAELYSHVESYDERQDMHASTNGVAVMIGAMMIAMMIVEKIDDKMIALEIPSTIVEVGEVDVLLVVVVVVVVDEDVADSDNNASDEPYAYGIDTNWYSDTGVTHHITGELNNLSVRDNYNGHDKVNAANGQGYSPMHKGVKCLEVSTGRVYVSRDVVFDEAVFPFKELHPNAGALLRKELILLDQSLYNTEQGDEIISDSILTNPANTSPEFLSSAGTRIVQNGEDLDSNRSIEEANAGTDNETDSIQSTLNRSPASSENSPCSERADTSSARSEVASQRRATSDLPTSEQTESSERTNSGDRNSSDNTSSSHGNPSGSAPGFSITRNTGRQAGPSPVASLPTRPVTRSSHGIVRPREYKDGTVRWGLSCESDEPTSLQDALKKTCWKEAMDEEYDALIKNKTWHLVPQKHGANIIDCRWVYRVKRKADGSIDRYKARLVAKGFKQRYGIDYEDTFSPVVKIATVRLVLAIAVSRGWSLRQLDVKNAFLHGVLEEEVYMKQPPGYESKSKPNFICKLGKALYGLKQAPRAWYSRLSSQLTSLGFVASKSDTSLFIYHQLNVTIYMLIYVDDIIVVSSSEHATSVLLKNLSKEFALKDLGDLNFFLGIEVKKVKDGLVLNQAKYAKEVLTRVGMQNCKGSPTPLSSSERITAHEGELLGPEDSTKYRSMVGALQYLTLTRPDISYAVNKVCQYLHAPTTLHWTVAKRILRYVKDTINVGLTFVRDKSSLISAFLDADWAGCLDDRRSTGGFAIFFGSNLISWSAKKQATVSRSSTEAEYKSVANATAEVIWMQSLLGELGIKTTQPPCLWCDNLGATYLSANPVFHARAKHIEIDFHFVRERVLNKKLEIRFVPSQDQIADGFTKPLSARMFKEFKHNLNLRSCD; encoded by the exons ATGGCATCTTCGTCTTCAAGCTCGCCAAACCTTGGATCCCCGCCGTCTGAAAAGCTGACGATGTGGCGCGCACAGGTTATGCCTGCTATTCGCGGCGCCAGGCTCACCGGTCTCCTAGATGGCTCCGATGTCGCACCATCGAAGACCTTGATCGTGGCCAATCCAGACAAAGAGAAGGAGCCCTCCGAAATCTCCAATCCAGCATATGAAACCTGGCTGGAACGAGATCAACAGGTGTTGAGCTATCTCCTAAATTCGCTCTCCAAGGAAGTTCTAATGTATGTCCTTCGTCTAGAGCACACAGCCGAGGTCTGGACGGCAGTAGAAAAGATGTTTGCTTCACAGAGTATGAACAAAGTGACGAATCTTCGGATCGCGCTAGCAAACACGAAGAAACTCAGCATGACCACGCCAGCTTTCTTTGCAAAGATGCAAGGCTTCGCGGACGAGATGGCAGCAGCAGGAAAACCGTTGCAAGATGATGAGCTCGTTTCATTTATTCTGGCTGGTCTTGGCTCACACTATGATTCTTTGGTTGCTGCACTCGGCGTCATAAAAAATTCTCTCACCGTTGCTGAGTTGTACTCTCACGTTGAGTCCTATGATGAGCGCCAGGACATGCATGCCTCCACAAACGGAG TGGCCGTGATGATCGGCGCTATGATGATCGCTATGATGATTGTCGAGAAGATCGACGACAAGATGATCGCCCTCGAAATACCTTCAACAATCGTGGAGGTGGGCGAGGTGGACGTGCTTCtggtagtggtggtggtggtggtcgtggACGAGGACGTCGCC GATAGTGATAACAATGCTTCAGATGAGCCATATGCATATGGAATTGATACAAACTGGTACTCGGACACCGGGGTGACACATCACATCACCGGTGAATTAAACAATCTCTCAGTTCGCGACAATTACAATGGTCATGACAAGGTGAACGCCGCCAACGGGCAAG GGTATAGTCCAATGCATAAGGGAGTCAAGTGTCTAGAAGTCTCCACTGGTCGAGTCTACGTGTCTCGAGATGTTGTTTTTGACGAAGCTGTTTTTCCTTTTAAAGAGCTTCATCCCAACGCTGGTGCTCTTCTCCGCAAAGAACTTATTTTGCTCGACCAATCTCTATACAATACTGAACAAGGGGACGAAATTATTAGTGATTCAATATTGACTAATCCTGCTAATACTTCTCCTGAGTTTTTATCATCAGCAGGAACAAGAATTGTTCAAAACGGTGAAGATTTGGACTCAAATAGAAGCATAGAAGAAGCTAACGCTGGTACTGATAATGAGACCGATTCTATCCAATCCACCTTGAATCGCTCGCCCGCGTCGTCAGAGAACTCTCCGTGCAGCGAACGCGCGGATACCAGTAGCGCGCGCAGCGAAGTGGCCAGCCAACGTCGCGCGACGTCTGATCTGCCCACGTCTGAGCAAACCGAATCATCTGAGCGCACCAATTCTGGAGACAGAAACAGTAGTGACAACACCAGTTCCAGTCATGGAAATCCATCAGGATCTGCTCCAGGATTTTCTATAACACGTAATACTGGGAGACAGGCTGGTCCTTCACCCGTAGCTTCTCTGCCTACACGTCCAGTTACTCGATCGTCTCATGGTATTGTCCGGCCCAGAGAGTACAAGGACGGTACAGTAAGATGGGGTTTATCTTGTGAATCTGATGAGCCGACAAGTTTGCAGGATGCTTTAAAAAAAACTTGTTGGAAAGAAGCAATGGATGAAGAATATGACGCTCTTATAAAGAATAAGACCTGGCATTTAGTTCCTCAAAAACATGGTGCAAATATTATTGACTGTCGTTGGGTCTATAGAGTAAAGAGAAAAGCTGATGGCTCTATTGACAGGTACAAGGCAAGACTAGTAGCGAAAGGTTTCAAACAACGCTATGGTATAGACTATGAGGATACTTTTAGTCCTGTAGTCAAAATTGCTACAGTTCGTCTTGTTTTGGCTATTGCTGTTTCTAGGGGATGGAGTCTGAGACAGTTggatgtcaagaacgcgtttctacacggtgttctggaagaggaggtcTATATGAAACAACCACCGGGATATGAAAGTAAAAGCAAACCAAATTTCATATGCAAGCTTGGCAAGGCATTATATGGACTAAAGCAAGCTCCTCGAGCTTGGTACTCTCGTTTAAGCTCTCAGTTGACAAGTCTTGGTTTTGTCGCCTCCAAGTCAGATACTTCACTATTCATCTATCATCAGCTCAATGTCACTATATACATGCTcatttatgttgatgatatcatagtTGTTAGTTCCTCTGAGCATGCTACAAGTGTCTTGCTTAAAAATCTTAGCAAGGAATTCGCCTTAAAAGATCTTGGAGATCTCAATTTCTTCTTAGGCATTGAAGTAAAGAAAGTCAAGGATGGACTTGTGTTAAATCAGGCTAAATATGCAAAAGAAGTTCTGACTCGTGTAGGTATGCAAAATTGCAAAGGTTCTCCTACTCCTCTATCATCATCAGAAAGGATCACTGCACATGAAGGAGAATTGCTAGGACCTGAAGATAGCACTAAATACAGAAGTATGGTAGGTGCTTTGCAGTATTTAACTCTTACGAGGCCTGATATTTCATATGCTGTCAACAAGGTGTGTCAGTATTTGCATGCTCCTACTACATTGCATTGGACGGTTGCCAAGCGGATTTTGAGATACGTCAAGGATACTATCAATGTTGGACTTACCTTTGTAAGAGATAAGTCAAGTTTGATTAGTGCCTTTTTGGATGCCGATTGGGCAGGTTGCTTAGATGATCGCAGATCTACTGGAGGTTTTGCTATTTTCTTTGGATCTAATCTTATATCCTGGAGTGCAAAGAAGCAAGCTACAGTCTCTAGATCAAGTACAGAAGCAGAGTATAAATCTGTTGCTAATGCTACTGCTGAAGTAATTTGGATGCAATCTTTACTTGGTGAGCTTGGCATCAAGACTACTCAACCACCTTGTTTGTGGTGTGACAATTTAGGAGCTACATACTTATCAGCAAATCCGGTGTTTCATGCAAGAGCTAAACATATTGAAATAGATTTTCATTTTGTTAGAGAGAGAGTTCTAAACAAGAAACTTGAGATTAGATTTGTTCCTTCACAGGATCAAATTGCTGATGGGTTTACAAAACCTCTGTCCGCTAGAATGTTCAAGGAGTTCAAGCATAATCTCAACTTACGAAGTTGTGATTAA
- the LOC127295336 gene encoding NAC domain-containing protein 30 yields MAQHQEESCVPPGFRFHPTEEELVGYYLARKVASQKIDLDIIQEVDLYRIEPWDLQERCGTGGGKGEDDLSSSERYFFSFKDRKYPSGTRTNRATSAGFWKATGRDKAVLSSRSNRGVIGMRKTLVFYKGRAPNGRKTDWIIHEYRLQTNEHAPTQEEGWVVCRAFQKPVPNQRHFVFPAYAAAPGSYYDNGQLHLHGHGHGHGGDLRYLHPAAAGAGGFTFPSHDQFSEDLESKKNLLSNIPQLIGSPPTTTAIIGCGDASYDVQQHQGQGASANAIDWNFLDSLLSTSLLQDSYSAASAASHLHLQ; encoded by the exons ATGGCCCAGCATCAGGAGGAGTCGTGTGTTCCCCCAGGGTTCAGGTTCCACCCCACAGAGGAGGAGCTGGTCGGGTACTACCTCGCCAGGAAGGTGGCCTCCCAGAAGATCGACCTCGACATCATCCAGGAGGTCGATCTCTACCGGATCGAGCCATGGGACCTGCAAG AGAGGTGCGGCACAGGAGGAGGCAAAGGAGAAGATGACCTGTCATCGTCGGAGCGGTACTTCTTCAGCTTCAAAGACCGCAAGTACCCGAGCGGGACGCGCACGAACCGGGCCACGTCGGCCGGGTTCTGGAAGGCCACCGGCCGTGACAAGGCCGTGTTGTCGTCGAGATCGAACCGGGGTGTGATCGGCATGAGGAAGACGCTCGTCTTCTACAAGGGCCGCGCACCCAACGGCAGGAAGACCGACTGGATCATCCACGAGTACCGCCTCCAGACCAACGAGCACGCCCCCACCCAG GAGGAAGGATGGGTGGTGTGCCGCGCGTTCCAGAAGCCTGTCCCCAACCAGAGGCACTTCGTCTTCCCTGCCTATGCCGCAGCTCCTGGCAGCTACTACGACAACGGGCAGCTGCACCTCCACGGACATGGACATGGACATGGCGGGGATCTTCGGTACTTGCACCCTGCTGCTGCCGGAGCGGGTGGTTTCACCTTTCCCAGCCATGATCAATTTTCTGAGGACTTAGAGTCCAAGAAGAATTTGCTCAGCAATATCCCGCAGCTCATCGGGAGCCCGCCGACGACCACTGCCATCATAGGTTGTGGCGATGCCAGCTACGACGTCCAGCAGCACCAGGGACAAGGGGCGTCTGCTAATGCCATCGACTGGAACTTCCTGGACAGCTTGCTGTCCACATCGCTGCTCCAGGACTCCTACTCTGCTGCTAGTGCTGCCTCGCATCTTCACTTGCAGTAG